The Candidatus Omnitrophota bacterium genome contains the following window.
AAATTTGGCTCAGTCTTTCAAATTGGCTTAAATATCCCAGAATAACAACATTGTCTTCAGATCCGAGGGGTTAAGGTAATCAAGAAAGAGAGGTTTTATTTTTTAATACCCAATAGAGATGTTGGGTTTTTTTATTGATAGTGTTGACTAAAAGAAAATTTAAAAGTATAATACATTAACACACTTCTTTAAAATTTTTAAAAAGTGGATGAGGACATAACTTATGTAATCCGAAAGGATACACGGGTTATGCATTCACTTAAGGAGCTAAAAATGAGTAAATTATTGATTGTTGATGATGAACCGGATGTGCGCGAGTTTGCTAAAAATTTCTTTGTCAAAAGAAAACTTGAGGTTGATACTGCTGCAAGTGGTTCTGAGGCAATTGATCTTGTAAAAAAGTCAAAACCTGAATTAATTCTGCTTGATTTAAGGATGGAAGGCATAGACGGCCTTGAGACGCTTAAACAAATTAAGGAAATAGATAAAAACATCAAGGTAATTATGGTTACCGGGGTTAATGATGCTGAGTCTATTAATAAGGCAAAGGAATT
Protein-coding sequences here:
- a CDS encoding response regulator translates to MSKLLIVDDEPDVREFAKNFFVKRKLEVDTAASGSEAIDLVKKSKPELILLDLRMEGIDGLETLKQIKEIDKNIKVIMVTGVNDAESINKAKELGAKGYIHKPLILEELEKVVLKEIRK